GAAAAGTGCAATGTCTACTTTGTCGCGAATTTCGACAAGGGCCGCCTTCGGGTATACTGTAGCTTATTTTCCGTCACAGGAGGATTCATGCCGCGCCCCACGCAACTGCCCGCCTGGCAAGCCCTGGCCGAGCACCACGGCCAGGTGCGCAACCTGCACCTGCGAGAGCTCTTCGCCGCCGACCCGAGGCGCTTCGAGAAATTTTCCCTGCGCCTGGGCGATGATCTGCTCTTTGACTATGCCAAGAACCGCATCACCGAGCGCACCCTGGAACTGCTGGTTCGCCTGGCCGGGGAGGCGGGGCTGCGCGCCAAGATCGACGCCATGTTCAGCGGTGAGAAGATCAATCGCACCGAGGACCGCGCGGTGCTGCACGTGGCCCTGCGCAACCGTTCCAACCGGCCGATCCGCGTGGACGGCGTCGATGTCATGCCTGGCGTCAACGCGGTGCTGGAGAAGATGCGCCTCTTCAGCGAGGCGGTGCGCTCGGGCGCCTGGACAGGGTTCACCGGCGCGCCGATCCGCGCGGTGGTCAATATCGGCATCGGCGGTTCGGACCTTGGGCCCCTGATGGTCTGCGAGGCCCTCAAGCATTACGCCGATCCCCGCCTGGCGGTGCATTTCGTGTCCAACGTCGACGCCACCCATCTGGTGGAAACCCTCAAGGGACTCGATGCGCGAACCACCCTGTTCATCGTCGCCTCCAAGACCTTCACCACCCAGGAGACCCTCGCCAACGCCCTTTCGGCGCGGGCCTGGCTGCTCGCCGCTTTGGGCGACGAGCGCGCCGTGGCGCGGCATTTCGTGGCGCTCTCCACCAACACCGCCAAGGTGGTGGAATTCGGCATCGATCCGGCCAATATGTTCGAGTTCTGGGACTGGGTCGGCGGGCGCTATTCCCTGTGGTCGGCCATCGGCACCTCCATCGCCCTGGCGGTGGGCTTCGAGCGCTTCGTCGAATTGCTCGAAGGCGCCCATGCCGTGGACGAACATTTCCGCGACGCGCCCTTCGCGCGCAACATCCCGGTGCTCATGGGCCTGCTGGGCATTTGGTACACTGATTTTTTCGATGCCGAATCCCACGCCATCCTGCCCTACGAGCAGTATCTGCATCGCTTTCCCGCCTATTTTCAGCAGGGCGACATGGAGAGCAACGGCAAGGGCGTGACCCTCGACGGCGAGGAGGTCGA
This window of the Geoalkalibacter sp. genome carries:
- the pgi gene encoding glucose-6-phosphate isomerase; amino-acid sequence: MPRPTQLPAWQALAEHHGQVRNLHLRELFAADPRRFEKFSLRLGDDLLFDYAKNRITERTLELLVRLAGEAGLRAKIDAMFSGEKINRTEDRAVLHVALRNRSNRPIRVDGVDVMPGVNAVLEKMRLFSEAVRSGAWTGFTGAPIRAVVNIGIGGSDLGPLMVCEALKHYADPRLAVHFVSNVDATHLVETLKGLDARTTLFIVASKTFTTQETLANALSARAWLLAALGDERAVARHFVALSTNTAKVVEFGIDPANMFEFWDWVGGRYSLWSAIGTSIALAVGFERFVELLEGAHAVDEHFRDAPFARNIPVLMGLLGIWYTDFFDAESHAILPYEQYLHRFPAYFQQGDMESNGKGVTLDGEEVDYATGPIIWGEPGTNGQHAFFQLIHQGTRLVPCDFLAGAQSHNPLGEHHPILLSNFLAQTEALMRGKTAEEVRAELSAEGKSPTEIAALLPHKVFPGNRPSNSMLYRKLTPRILGMLIALYEHKVFVQGAIWQINSFDQWGVELGKQLAKAILPELKGEAAPGAHDSSTRGLLDACRQWRCDG